Genomic DNA from bacterium:
CCAGGTGCTGCTGGTGACCCTGATCCTGAACGACCTGATGGTCCGGCGGGAGAAAAAGGCTTTGCTGAACAAGATGAACATGGTGATCGGGGCCTTTTTCAGCGAGATGGGCAACGAGCTGATAACCGGCCTGGCCAAATATGACCCGGGGTTCAGCGACCTGTCGTCCCTGGCCCGGCCCGGCGCCGCCTGGAAGGCTGAAGATTTTATCAAGGCCCGCCGGCAGTTGCAGGAAAAAGAATTCCAGATGGATGCCCGCCGGGCCGACCTGGGAGCCCTGAGGGACTTTCTTTCGGGGAAGCGCGGCTTTGTGCTGGGCCTGCTGGAGAACCAGAATCTGCTGGAACACGCCACCTTCACCGACCTGCTGTGGGCAGTCACCCACCTGACCGAGGAACTGCAGTTCCGGACCTCGCTGAAGGATCTGCCCCCGGCCGACTTTCAGCATCTCTCCGGCGACATCAAGCGGGTGTACGGCCTGCTGCTGGGCGAGTGGCTGGGCTACGCCCGGCATTTGAAGGAGTCTTATCCTTACATGTACTCGCTGGTGGTGCGGCATAACCCGTTTGACCCGGATGCCTCGGTTACGTTAAAATAGGACGCTGATATACGCGGATTTTCGCTGATTATTAACCATCAAGTAAATGATTATCTGCGTTGATCTGCGTCCAATAAAAAACAATAAGCTATGAGCATCACGCTTCTCTCCTGGAACGTCAACGGCCTGCGGGCCGTCTTCAAAAAAGGCTTCGCCCCATGGGTGGAGAAAACCAGCCCCGACATCCTCTGCCTGCAGGAGACCAAGGCCAGGCCCGAGCAGGTGGTGAAGGAACTGGAAACCATCAAAGGGTATGATGTCCACTTTTCCTCGGCCCAACGGCCCGGCTACAGCGGGGTGGCGCTGTTCTCCAGGGAAAAGCCTCTTTCGGTGAAGCAAACCTTCGGAGTATCACGGTTCGACGACGAGGGCCGGATCCTTCAGGCCGACTACGGCAAAATCATTTTGTTCAACATCTACTTTCCCAACGGCAAGGCCTCGCCCGAGCGGCTGCAGTACAAGATGGATTTCTATGAAGCCTTTCTGCTGGAGATGAAAAAACTCCTGAAGAAGGACAAAAAGATCGTCATCTGCGGCGACGTCAACACCGCCCACCAGGAGATAGACCTGGCCCGGCCCAAAGAGAACTCCAAGACCTCCGGCTTCCTGCCCCAGGAGCGGGAGTGGGTGGACCGGTTCCTGGAGCTTGGTTTTCTGGACACCCTGCGGCTGTTCGACCAATCCCCCGGCCGCTACACCTGGTGGGATGTGATCAGCCGGGCCCGGGACCGCAACGTGGGCTGGCGGATAGATTATTTCTATGCCAGTCAGAATCTGAAGAAAGTTATCAGGAACGCCTATATCCTGCCCGAAGTGATGGGCTCGGACCACTGCCCCATCGGGCTGGAACTGGATGTTTGACCTATGAAAACTTACCAGCATCGCTTGCTTTGGTTTGCCACGCCGGAAAAAGGATTTTATCCGTACCAAGTCCTGCATGAAAAAGCGGAGATCCTTTGGTTTTTGGGCCGGCTGCCCGGCGCCCGGAAATGCTATGAGGAAAACCTGAAAGCGGCCCAAGCCTCGGGCCTTTCCTCATTGGCGGCCCACAGCATGCTGAAACTGTCCCGGGTCGTATACAGCCTGGGAGATGTGGATGCGGCCCTAAGCCTGGCCGAACAGGGCGGAGAAATATTCAAGCGGATCGGAGACCGCCTTAACCTGACCGGGGCCGGGATAATAATGGGGATCATCTGCAGCAGCCGGGGCAATTATCCGGCGGCCTTCGAGCACTTTAACCAAAGCCTGGAGAATGCCCGGGAACAGGGGGATATTCGCAACCAGGGCAACATTTACAACGCCTTGGGGAATCTCTCTTTTTACCGGGCCGATCTGGACCAAGCCCTTGAATATTATTTGAAGATGAGGGATATCTCTGAGGGCCTGGGGGACCAAATTGGCATGGGCAGGGTTTTGGGCAATATCTCCGCCGTTTACAAGCAACGGGGCCAACTGGACCTGGCGCTGGAACATTCCCGGCGGGCGCTGGAGATCGGCCGGGAGCTGGGGGATTCCACCTTTATCACCCAGGCGGTGGGCAACCTGGGCTCAGTTTACACCGACATGAAAAAATATGACGACGCCCTGGCCTGTTTCCAGCTTCAGCTTGATGGAGCCATGAAAATGGGCTATGTCCGGGACCAGGCCATCGCTCATTCCAGCATCGCCCGGATCCACTTTGATCTGGGGCAATATTCCGAAGCCCGGGAATTCTTCGATCGATCCCTTCCGTTATTCCGCCGGCTGGAAAGCAGGTACGACCTTTGTGAAATTTTACTGGACCAGGCGGAGGTTTGCAATGAACTTGACGATCCGGAACGGTCAAAAGATTCCGCCGCCGAGGCATTGGACATCGCCCGGGAGATAAACAAACAGGACACCATCGAAAAAGCGCAGGCCTTTTTGAATAAGCTGGGAGAAAAGGCCGTTAACTGATCCCATAGAAACATTAAGAGGGCAATTTTATGGAAGATCAATCCAAATCCAGGGAACAGCTGATCAGCGAGCTGCACGCCCTGCGCATCCGGATGGCCGAGGCCGAGGTGCTGGAGCTGGAGCTGAAGCGCACCCATGAGAAACTGGCCGCCCTGGAGCAGATGGTGAACAGCCTGCCGATGGGGGTGACCATCTCGGACCTGGAGGGCCGGATACTCTATTCCAACCCGGCCGAGGCCCGGATGCACGGCTACACGGTGGAGGAGCTGGCGGGACAGGAGGTCAAGATCTTTGCCCCCCAGGGCCGCTGGAGCCCGCTGGACCCCGAACAGGCCAAGAAGATCAAACGGCTGACCCGCGAGGCCATCAACCTCCGCAAGGACGGCACCACGTTTGAGGCCCTGCTGACCTCGGACGTGGTCAAGAACAAGCGGGGTGAGGCTTTGGCCATCATCACCACCAGCGAGGAGCTGACCGCCAGAAAACAGGCCCAGGCCTTCATGACCGCGCTGTACAAGATATCTGACAAAGCCGCCGCCGCTTCCGACCTGAAGACCCTCTGCTCCGACCTGCATAATATCGTGGGGGGACTGATCTACGCCCGCAATTTTTATCTGGCCCTGTACGACCAGGAGGCCGACAACCTCACCTTCCCCTATTTCGTAGATGAGTTCTCGGCAGCCCCCGGCCCCCAGAAACTGAAGAAGGGCCTGATCAAACAGGTGCTGGAGACCGGACAGGCCCTGTTCGCCACCCAGGAGACCTACTCTCAGATGCTGCAACAGGGCGGGTACGAGGAGATGGACACCCCGTTCGTCAACTGGCTGGGGGTGCCGCTGAAGAAGGACGGCCGGATCTTCGGGGTGATGGTGATCAACAGCTACACCGAGGAGATCTCCTTTGGCCAGACCGAGAAGGACCTGATGGCGTTCGCCGCCCAGCAGATGGTGAATGCCATGGAAAAGATCGTCCGGGCATAAAAA
This window encodes:
- a CDS encoding exodeoxyribonuclease III, which translates into the protein MSITLLSWNVNGLRAVFKKGFAPWVEKTSPDILCLQETKARPEQVVKELETIKGYDVHFSSAQRPGYSGVALFSREKPLSVKQTFGVSRFDDEGRILQADYGKIILFNIYFPNGKASPERLQYKMDFYEAFLLEMKKLLKKDKKIVICGDVNTAHQEIDLARPKENSKTSGFLPQEREWVDRFLELGFLDTLRLFDQSPGRYTWWDVISRARDRNVGWRIDYFYASQNLKKVIRNAYILPEVMGSDHCPIGLELDV
- a CDS encoding tetratricopeptide repeat protein; its protein translation is MKTYQHRLLWFATPEKGFYPYQVLHEKAEILWFLGRLPGARKCYEENLKAAQASGLSSLAAHSMLKLSRVVYSLGDVDAALSLAEQGGEIFKRIGDRLNLTGAGIIMGIICSSRGNYPAAFEHFNQSLENAREQGDIRNQGNIYNALGNLSFYRADLDQALEYYLKMRDISEGLGDQIGMGRVLGNISAVYKQRGQLDLALEHSRRALEIGRELGDSTFITQAVGNLGSVYTDMKKYDDALACFQLQLDGAMKMGYVRDQAIAHSSIARIHFDLGQYSEAREFFDRSLPLFRRLESRYDLCEILLDQAEVCNELDDPERSKDSAAEALDIAREINKQDTIEKAQAFLNKLGEKAVN
- a CDS encoding PAS domain S-box protein, yielding MEDQSKSREQLISELHALRIRMAEAEVLELELKRTHEKLAALEQMVNSLPMGVTISDLEGRILYSNPAEARMHGYTVEELAGQEVKIFAPQGRWSPLDPEQAKKIKRLTREAINLRKDGTTFEALLTSDVVKNKRGEALAIITTSEELTARKQAQAFMTALYKISDKAAAASDLKTLCSDLHNIVGGLIYARNFYLALYDQEADNLTFPYFVDEFSAAPGPQKLKKGLIKQVLETGQALFATQETYSQMLQQGGYEEMDTPFVNWLGVPLKKDGRIFGVMVINSYTEEISFGQTEKDLMAFAAQQMVNAMEKIVRA